A stretch of DNA from Candidatus Pseudomonas phytovorans:
CATTTCGAGCCGTCCGCCAGGGCTGCCTGGCGTATTTTCATGGCCTGTTACCCAGCGGTGCCCATCCCAGAGCTTTCTGGATGCGGGGCTGGATGTGCAGATTTCTGTTGTCTTTCAGGGGCCAAACCACGCAAAACAACACAAATAGTAATTATGTGTGGTTTTAGGTTGTTTTTTTGCTTCGGCGTGGTTATTTTTTGATTGCCATGAGGCACACACCCATGAAGCCCTGGAGGCATCCATGAACGTTCCCGCTACCGATTCGTATGATGAATATGCTCGCTTCGCCCAAAGGCTTGCGGATACCGCTGCTCGGGTGTCTCTCAAATATTTCCGTCGTCCGCTCGATGTCGAGCACAAGGCAGATGATTCCCCGGTAACCGTGGCAGACCGTGAAACCGAGGCTGCGATGCGGTCACTGATCAGCGATGTCTATCCCGATCACGGTATCTACGGTGAGGAGCACGGCATCACCAGTGGGACGGGCTGCTACACATGGGTGGTCGATCCCATCGACGGCACCAAGAGCTTCATCACCGGTATGCCCATGTATGGAACGCTCATCGCGCTGCTTGAAGATGGGAAGCCAGTCGTGGGTGTGATTGACATGCCAGCGATGAAAGAGCGCTGGGTAGGCGTGGCTGGACAGCCCACTCGTTACAACGGCGAAATTGTTTCGACGCGACCAACTGCACGGCTTGCCGAATCCGTGGGTTACACAACTTCTCCGGATTCATTCCTGGAATGTGACATCCCTGGCTACGAAGCACTGACGCAAGCGTCGGCACTGCGCCGCTTTGGTGGTGATTGCTACCTCCACGGTCTGCTGGCGTCGGGATTCATTGACTACGTGTTGGAGGCGCAACTCCAGCCCTATGACTACATGGCAGTGATTCCTGTCATCGAGGGTGCGGGCGGTCGCATTACTGATTGGCTGGGCAAACCCTTGGGGCTGGAGTCGACAGGTCACTTGCTGGCATCGGCATCTGCAGCTCTTCACGAGGAAGCCCTGAAGCTCATTGGCCGTTGAGGCCTGGTACCTACTACAAAAACAAGCCTGGGTGGATCACCATGCAACGTGAATCTATGGAGTTCGATGTAGTCATTGTTGGCGCAGGGCCAGCAGGGCTGTCGGCTGCTTGCCGTCTGATGCAGCAAGCGCAGGACACTAATCTCGAACTCTCTGTCTGTGTCGTCGAGAAGGGCTCTGAAGTCGGAGCACATACGCTTTCCGGGGCGATCTTCGAGCCCCGCGCTCTGGCCGAGCTATTTCCTCACTGGAAAAGTGAGGGTGCACCTTTGCACACCCCCGTACTACGCGATGATATTTACCTGCTGCAGAGCGAGACTGAGTCGACTCGAGTGCCTGATGGGTTAGTCCCAAAAACGATGCACAACGAAGGCAACTACATCATCTCTCTTGGGAACCTCTGCCGGTGGTTGGCGCAACGGGCTGAGAGCCTCGGGGTAGAAATCTACCCAGGATTTGCGGCACAAGACGTCATTATCGAGGACGGGGTGATCAAGGGAATTGTCACTGGCGACATGGGTGTAGATCGTCAAGGTGAGCCGATTGCGAACACTCATGTGCCAGGTATGGAGCTGCGTGGAAAGTACACGCTCTTTGCAGAAGGCTGCCGAGGCCATCTGGGCAAGCAACTGATCGAGCATTTCGGGCTCAACGAAGGCGTGGATCCCCAGCATTATGGAATCGGCCTGAAAGAGCTGTGGGAGATACCTGCTGAACAGCACCAGACTGGCCTGGTGGTGCACAGTGCGGGGTGGCCACTCACCGATCAAAACCCTGGTGGATCATTCCTGTACCACTTGGAGAATCAACAAGTGGTGGTGGGGCTGATCGTGGATCTGAGCTATCAGAACCCCTATCTCTCGCCGTTCGACGAGTTTCAGCGATACAAACACCATCCGGTGATTGCGCAATACTTGAAAGGCGGCAAGCGGCTCTCATATGGCGCCCGTGCGATCTGCAAAGGTGGCCTGAACTCACTGCCCAAAATGATCTTCCCAGGCGGAGCGCTCATCGGTTGCGATGCAGGAACGCTGAACTTCAGCAAGATCAAAGGCAGCCATACGGCGATGAAGTCAGGGATGCTTGCGGCGGAGGCGATCATCGAAGCGATATGGCGTGGCAGCCAAGGGGGTGATTGCCTTACAGGGTACGAGAAGAAGTTCAAGGAAAGCTGGGTCTACGATGAGCTCTATCGCAGTCGGAATTTCGGCCCGGCGATTCACAAATTTGGCAGCCTCCTGGGTGGTGCGTTCAATTACATCGATCAGAATTGGTTCAAGGGCAAAATGCCCTTTACCTTGCACGATCGCACGCCTGACCATCTCTGCCTGAAGCCAGCCTCAAAATGCAAACCGATGGAGTACCCTAAGCCTGACGGTGTCCTTAGCTTCGACAAGCTCTCATCGGTTTTCCTTTCGAATACTAACCATGAGGAAAACCAGCCGGTTCACTTGAGACTGAGGGATCCAGAGCTTCCCATCCGATCGAACCTGCCGCTCTATGCTGAGCCTGCTCAACGATACTGCCCTGCTGGCGTCTACGAAATCGACGAGTCAGAGGCTGGGCGCCCGCGCCTGCAAATCAATGCTCAGAACTGTGTTCACTGTAAGACGTGCGATATCAAGGATCCTTTCCAAAATATCGTATGGACTGCCCCTGAGGGCGGTGGCGGCCCTAATTATCAAAGCATGTAATTTTTGTCAGAGAGGGAGCTGGTCATGGCGCTAGCTTTGTTTGATCTAGACCACACGCTGCTTGCTGGCGACAGTGGGATCATGTGGCAACACTACCTGGGGCGGCTGGGAGTCATGGGCGATGAAAAATCCCACCTCACCCGGGCACAGCGATTTTCTGATGACTACCACCAGGGGGTGCTCAACTACTCATCGTTTCTGGATTTCATGCTGGATCCCCTGGTCAGGTTCCCCTTGAGTGACCTGCTCGCTTGGCGAGAGGATTTCATCAATCAGAAAATCAAGCCAGTAGTTAAAGCCCAAGGCCTGGAGGTCATCCAGGCTCATCGTGATCGAGGCGATTGCCCTGTGATGATCAGCGCAACCAACCGCTTCATCACAGAGCCCATCGCGCAGGTTTTTGGCATCGAGCATGTCATCTGTACTGACCCTGAGGTTGTGGAGGGGAGGTACACCGGAAAAATTATCGGAGACCCTTGCTACCAGGAAGGAAAAATACTTCGGTTAGTCCAGTGGGTATCTCAGCATGGGCTCTCTTTGAGTGCTGCCACCTTCTACAGTGACTCGTACAACGATCTTGCGCTGCTGAGCTACGTTGATCATCCGGTGGCGGTCGATCCGGATGTGCGCCTGCGTGAGTTTGCGTCCCTCCAGGGCTGGGAAATTCTGGAACTAAAATGAGTCAATCTGCAGTGAGTGAGCGCCCGGTCGTTGGTGACCTGGCGCATCAGCAGTCTGTGAGTATCTGGCTTGGTTTGGGGAGCAACGTCCCTGGGCGGCGCGAATTTTTTCTTCAATGTGCTGTGGATAGCTTACGAATGCTGTACGGCCAAGTGCGAGTCTCACCCGTCGTGGAAAGCAAGGCTGTGGGCGGCTTGAACGAGCCGTTCCTGAATTTGGTCGTGAACTGTGTCGTAGAGTGCTCGATCGCTGATGTTAAGTCTCAGCTGCAAGCCATCGAGCAGCGCCTGCACCGTAAGAAGGGGCGCAAGCTAATCACACTCGACGTCGACTTGCTGCTCTATGGTGAGTTCATGGGTGTTGAGGATGGGCGGCAGATTCCGCATCCAGATGTTGAGCAGCATCTGCACGTATTGGCGCCACTACTAGCACTTGAGCCAGACCTGCGACTGCCTGGTTCAGGCTTGCTGCTTTCCAGCATCTGTCCTTTCGACGAAATGAAGTCGAATGGTGTCCACTTCGTATCCTGGGTACCGAGGTGACTTCTACAAGCGCTGGAAACTGCCCCCAGCCTCCACAGTTTTTGTGAGCTCTTGCATCAACGCGGCATCTCAGCCGCGTTGAGTTCTCTCCCTCCTGACTTTCCACGCTGCCTTCCTTCGTTTCCCCTCGGACACAATCGTGCCCTCATTAATTTTCCAAGGCTGAGAGGGGTGGGTTCGCCTTCAAGAATAGTAATTGTCCTACGCATATCCCTATCAGCCATTTCTGCTCCTTGAATAGAGCAGGACATGGAGACGCACCGTCTCTGGCAACAAAAGCCTACCTCGTACAACTTGAAACGAGGGATCCATCGGATATGAGTGCTGAAACCGGTGGTCAGAGAGGCGAGATGAGAAGCTGCTTAAATCCAGGCACCAGCGCCAGGAATTAAAAAAGGGCGCCAAAGGGCGCCCAAAGCGAAGGTTCGACAAGCGATAGAAGTGGTGCTGCGCTACACGAGTTCTTCAGCGCCCTCCAGCACCGTTTTGACATGATCCAGGAACGATGCAGACATCATGAGCTCACGGCAACGTTGGAAGCGCTTGTTCCCATAAGCCCAGAAGTCATCGGCCGGGTTGTGATTGGCATGCTGAATCAGGCCCCACAGCGACCACAGAAGATCGCAAAGCGCCTTGAAGATCACGATCCGACCAAACTCAATGGGCGAGGGCTCGCCATTGAAGTAGGCCTGCAGAAGCTCTTGTTCAGCCTTCGGCCCAAGCTCTGCTTCGATGATTAGATCCGCAATGTCCCACATCGGATCGTTCATGCCCGAGTATTCCCAGTCGACGATGATCATCCGATCCCCGGTGTCCAGGAAGTTCTCGCACAGCGGATCGCAGTGACACGGCGCCAAGTCTACCGGGAAGGCTTCCAATGCTGCTCGAGCCTTCTCCAGTATCGCCAGGATCGCGTCATAACCAGCCGGTACTTTCGCTGACTTCTGAGCGAGGATCTTGGTGTAGCCGTCCAGCATCTTGAACATGTCAAAGTGCGACGCGAACTGAGCATCGCTGGTATGCAATTGTCGAAGCGCCTGGCCGGCGCGAGCTATCGCACCTTGCCTCGACTGGAACAACTGAGGAGTCATGGTCACAACCTCCTCCATGAAGCGCGTAAGGCTGACCCCGGTGCGAATGTCGAAGAACTCAACTGGCGCACTGACCTCTACGCGAGCTGCTTCTTTCGCGGCAACGCATTCGTGGCCTCGATCGATGTACTCTGCAGTACCCTCACCAGGAAGGCGAAGGCAAAACACACCGGATGTCGTTTCTACACGGAACACACGGTTAGTCAGGCCGCCGAGGCGGGTGATCGACTTGATCGCTCCATAACGCTTGAGCGAACGCATTTCGTGGATGGTTTCCTCAATCGTTTGCATGGCATTAACCCCGCAGGCGATCGGACTTCGGATCGTAGAGGCAGCGAGCCCCACGCTGAGCTTGATAGGGTTTACCAAGCGCTTCGATGATGAAGTCGCTTTCCTTGGTCAGCTCAACTGGCAGATATCCGAATGCCACCGTTTTCTGAAGGATGTGGCTGAAGGCGGTGCTGGTCAGGCGGCCAACGACTTTGCCGTCCTTGATGATGGTTTCGCCACCGTGGAAGGGTGCGAAGTCTTCGACGACAAAGGAGCACAGGCGACGTTTGACGCCAGCTTCCTTGATCGCGAGCAGTGCTTCCTTGCCGATGAAATCGCCTTTGTCGAACGCGACGCAGAAGCCCAGGCCAGCCTCGAACGGGTTGTAGTCCGGGGTGATGTCGCCCGACCAGTACAGGTAGCCTTTCTCCATACGGCAGGAGTCGATGGCGCGATAGCCAACGTTGGCGATGCCGTGTGGCTCACCGGCTTTCCACAGGGTCTCGTAAACGCTTGCAGCGTATTCCTGAGGGATGTACAGCTCCCAACCCAGCTCGCCGACGTAACCCACACGAACGGCCAGTACACGTGCGTAACCAACCTCGATGTACTTGGCGCTGAGGTAAGGGAAGGCCTCGTTGGATACGTCGTCATCCGTAACCGATTGCAGGATGTCACGGGCCAGCGGGCCGCAGATGTTGAGGGTAGCCAGCGAGTTGGTGACTTCGCGAATCTGAACCGAGGCAGGCAAGTGACGGCGAATCCAATCGCTGTCGCGCACGCCGAAGCCGGAACCGGTCACCATCATGAAGCGTTCGCTGTCCAGGTGTACGAAGGTCAGGTCAGCCTCGATACCGCCTTTTTCGTTGCAGAGCTGGGTGTAGATCGCTTTACCGGGTTCGCTCAGGTCATTCACTGCAATGTGCTGCAGTGCTTCCAGTGCACCAGGGCCGGTGATCTCGAATTTGGAGAACGACGTCTGGTCGATCAGGACGGCACGTTCACGAATCGCTTTGCACTCTTCTGCAACCGCGCCGAAATAGCTTGGCTTCTTCTCGAAGGTCGAGATTTCGGTGGGGCTGTCGATACCTGGGCGGGCGAACCAGTTGGCGCGCTCCCAACCGAAACGAGCACCGAATACTGCGTTGGCGTCTTTCAGATGTTGGTGGAACGGGGAGCGACGCAGCCCACGGCCAACCTTGGTCTCTTCACCTGGCCAGTGGATCTTGTAGTAGTTGCCGTAGGCCTCGATTGCACGCTCTTCCAGGTAGCGGCCAACACTGTGCGGGGCGCCGAAGCGGCGAACGTCGAAGGCCCACAGATCCATGCCTGGATCACCGTCCAGAATCCAGTTGGCCATGGCTACGCCGGCACCACCAGACGCTGCGATACCGGCAGTGAAGCCACATGCCACGTAGAAGTTGTCCAGTTCCGGTGCCAGGCCCATGATTGGCTCGCCATCAGCCGATGCCGGGATAGGGCCGTTGATGACTGTCTGGATACCTACCTCATTCAGGATTGGCAGCCGCTCAGAACATGGGAGGGCGAACAGTTCGAGGCGATCCATGTTCTCAGGGAACAGCTCGCGCCCGAATTCGAATGGTGGGCGAGAGCGCCAGCATCCTTTCGTACCGTCCTCCCAGCCACCGATAGCGAAAGCTCCGACGTCAGGCTTGAGGTAGAAATTTTTGTCAGGGTCGCGAAGAGTCGGAAGATTCTTCGGCAGGGTCAGCGTTTTTTCGGTCAAGAAGTATTGGTGCTCGACCACGCCAGCTGCCAGGTGAACCCCGGCCATCTCGCCGATGCGCTTGGCCCAGAGGCCTGCACAGTTGACCATGATTTCGCAGCCAATGGTGCCATGATCCGTAACCACACCAACGGCACGGCGTCCTTCGCGAATGATCTCTTTGACCTGGACGCCTTCGCGGATCTGCGCGCCGCGCTTTTTGGCTCCAGATGCATAGGCATGGGTCAAGGCATAGGGGTCAATGTAGCCGTCAGAAGGGATGAAGGCTGCACCTACAACACCCTCAGGATCCATGTAAGGGAAAAGTTCTTGAGCCTCCTTCGCATTCAGCGAGTGGCATTCGAACCCAAAGCTTTTCGCGAGCGTCATCGAGCGGCGAATTTCGCTCCAGCGATCCTGAGAGGATGCCAGGCGCAGTGAGCCAACCTTGCGCCAATCAATGACGTGGCCCGTCTCGGCTTCCAGCTCATCGAACACGGCAACCGAGTTTTGCATCATCCGAGTGAGGTTCAAGCTGCCACGCAGCTGGCCGACGAGACCAGCGGCGTGCCAGGTGCAGCCGTGGGTCAATTGAGATTTTTCAAGCACTACCACATCGCGCTCGCCACGCTTGGTCAATTGGTAGGCCAGAGAGCATCCAATGGCTCCGCCACCAATGATCAAGATTCGTGCATATGAATCGAAAGACTGCGACATTATTATTCTCCGAACCAATAAATGATAGTCAGTACATCTCCCCGTCAAGAGGTGTACTAATCAGTAGGCAGGATGTTGCATATAACTAGATAGGGAAGGCGTAGCGGCGCGCTGACTTCCAGCGAACGCGGTGGGGGGAAAGCACGCTGCATTTATTTTTGTTGTTCATGACAAGACCCTGTTTCTATTTGTATTTGAGTCGATCTCCAGACTAATCCTCTCCCTATAGATAACAATATCTCTCTCGGCCGAGTGACTATGCCTTAAGGCGTAGTGGCGTGTTGGTGGGGTCACAGCTGTATGTTTTTAGGCTGTGGCTTTACTGTGAAAACCACATTTCCATCCACGCAGGACAACAATCGAACGCTTGTATGAGGAATTTTTTGTGTGTTTTCGTTGTATTCGATTGACATTCCTCAAGGCGCGGCGTTTCCTGAGGGGGAGCAAATATAACTTTCGTTACTGTGTTCTTGAATCTGCCAATTAACAATCAGTGGCCTTCCATTGAGTGGGGCCTATAAGCGCGGAGAATCAGAAATGGGTCAGATAGGTATATATGTAACCTACGTGATAATGGCGTTCGTTTTTATAGGCGCGATAGCGGCTATACGAGACAGCCAGAGTGGCATGGGCAAGGAGTTCATTGAAGGTATTCACTGCATTGGCCCAACGTTCATCCCTGTAGCCGGTATCATGGCTGCACAACCCTACCTTTCACATTTTGTGGAAAACAGCTTTGGCCCGATATTCGCTTCGATCGGTGCTGATCCGGCGATAGGTGCGACTACCATCATCGCTGTTGACATGGGCGGCTACCAGTTAGCTCAAGCGCTCGCCGCTACCCATGAAAACTGGATCATGGCGATGATTGTTGGCTATATGGCCGGGGCAACCATCATTTTCTCGATCCCTGTTGGTCTGTCGATGCTTCAGCCCAAAGACCACAAATACATGGCGCTTGGCATCATGTCAGGCCTGTTGAGCATACCCATCGGCGTGCTCATGGCTTGCCTGGTACTGGTGCTCGGTGAGCCCATGGTTCGCGACACGATAGGGAGTAATTTCGAAGCAAATTACCAGCTCGCAATGGATCTCGGGACGGTGCTGCGCAATCTGTTTCCGCTGATCATCTTCTGCGTCGTGCTGGCATTGGGGCTTAGGATGTTTCCTGATCGTATGATCAAGGGCTTCCTCATCTTCGGCAAGCTCATGTACGCGGCCATTACGATGGTCTTGGCCTTGTCGATCATTCAATACTTCACGGGCTTCTTTACCTACCTGTTCGGCCATTGGGGATTTGACCCGATCATCGCTGACCAGAAAGACCAGTTCCGGGCTTTGGAGATCGCAGGGTACGGTGCGCTTATGCTGGCAGGCGCCTTCCCGATGGTTTATGCCATCGGCAAATACCTTGAAAAGCCTATAGGCGCCATCGGTGCGCGCTTGGGGCTGGATCCGAAGGGGGCTGCTGGCATGCTGGCTGCTGCGGCCAACATCTTGGCGATGTACCGCCTGGTAGCCATAATGCGCCCTAAGGATAAGGTGCTCTGTATTGCGTTTGCAGTCTGCGGCGCTTGGGTGATCGGCGACCACCTGGCCTTTACCGCGAACTTTCAGCCGACGCTCATCGTGGCGATTCTGTGTGGTAAGTTCTGTGGTGGGATAAGCGGCGCTCTTTTGGCTCGCTGGTTGTCAGTACCCAAGGCCATTCAGCTAGGTGAGCAAGATCAACGTAACGAGAGCGAATCGGTCGAGCGTGCGTTTGGAGCCCCAGCGGTCTAGAGGCGTCAGCGGGAGGGATCCCGCACCCCGGCAGGGGAGCCTGGCTGGAGTACCGAATGTGCGGAAATCGGCTTGGAAGATGACGGATTTCTAGGCATGAGCAAAGCGGTCACAACCAATGTGTTCCTGAAATACTGCAAGGCTCTCCTGCCTTCCTCCAGAGAGAGGCGTGCTGCACCTACGGCCTTTCAAGACTGGGCTGCTTCCCCCAAGCTCGCAGCGTTGGGATTCGAGCTGCTTAGCCACACGGATTGGCGCATTCCATTGGGCGCCATGGTCTTGGATCTACCGCTGTTTTTCTCGATAGAACACGCCCATCTGACCTTGCACGCGCGTGACATCTCTGATGTTCCCATCGTAGTTACCTCTTCTACTGAAGGAGAGTCTGGCCTCTCGACTGGCTCTTTACGTCGGCATCAGCTCGAGCTTCACGGCGCAAGTGGCTTGTCACTTGAGTTGGAGGTTCATACGCCGCCCATGGCTCCAGACGAACCTCTCGTGCTGATTGTTGATCGGCTGGTAGCAATCCTCGACAGGGCATACGCTGAGCGTTTGCGGGTAATCGCAGAGACGCGTCGAAATCATGAGTCTGTGACCCGTGAGTTGCATGATTCAGTGGCTCAGCAATTGGGCTACCTGAGCCTTACGGCTGCAACCCTTGAGAAGCGGCACATCGCCGGTAACCCCCTGAACCAGTCTCAACGCATCCGTGAGATTCGCTCAGGCCTTGAGCAGGTGCAGCGCCAGGTTCGTGAAATCATCGCAGGGGTGCGATTGTCTCTCGACGCTCCTTCACTCAGCCAAGCACTTGAAGCTTCCATGCGTGAATATGGTCGTCGTAGCTCGATCCTGTTTGAGCTTGACAACCGGGTTGCCGACTCGATTCTGTCGCAGGAGGTTGCCATGCAGATTTTGCAGATCGCCCGCGAGGCCATGGCAAATATCGTCAGGCATTCGCATGCCCAGTTCGCGAGCGTCTCGCTGCTGCGCCTGGACGACCGTGTTGAAGTGACCATCAAGGACAATGGCAAGGGTATCGGTGAGCAGCCCGGTGAGGATGACCATTACGGACTGATGATCATGCAAGAGCGAGCCCGCACGATTGGTGCGACACTGGACATTGCATCCACGCCAGGAAAGGGCACGACATTGACTGTCAATTTGCCAATGGGAATTCAGAAGTGAACAAGCCGAAACGAGTGTTATTGATAGATGATCATCCATTGTTCCGCAGGGGGCTCATGAACCTGCTGATGGATGAGGACGATTTCACTGTGGTAGGCGAGGCGGCGAACGGTGTGGAAGGTGTGGCAATGGCCAGTAGGCTCAAGCCTGACCTCGTTTTGCTAGATCTCCACATGGCCATGATGGACGGGCTGAAGACGCTTGGTGTGCTCAAGGCAGAAGGCCTGGCTGAGAGCGTCGTAATCCTTACAGCATCAGTGAGTCGCCAAGAGTTTCTGTCTGCCCTGAAAGGAGGGGCAGACGGCTACATCCTCAAGGACACCTCTGCAGAAAAAATGCTGGCTTTGCTCCGCAATGAAGATCAGAAGGATTTGATGCTTGATGATGATCTCCAACGGGTTTTCCAAAGCGAAAGCACGGCAACGTTGACGTTGGATGGTCTCAAGGCGTTGACAGAGCGAGAGCGTCAGACCCTCGAGCTCATAGCAAGGGGCATGAGCAACAAGTTGATCGCCCGAGAAATGGGACTCAGCGAGGGAACGGTCAAGATCTATGTTGGTAATCTGCTGCGTAAGCTTGAAGTCAGCTCTCGTCTAGAAATAGCAGCCCTGGTGCATGGCCATTCCAACCTGGAGGGGCACAAGTGAAGCGCATGCTCGATCGCATTCTCCCGCCCTGGCTTCCAATCCGGATGGGTGATACGTCGCTCTCGCAAGCGCCGGATGGCGATGAGTCTGGCATCAATCTCTTTCCGGCTGGATTGGTGAAGGTCACTCGAAATGGCGTCGTTAAAGTCTGCAACCTCAGGTCGGAGGAGCTGCTGGAAACGGCGCTGCGCGGGAAAGATCTAGGGGCACTGGTGCACCCCCAGGATAGCGACGCTTGGCGATATTTCGTGCAGCGAACGCCAAGGTCGCAAAAGCTGGCTGACCCTGAAATCTTCCGCTTCATCAATAGTGCGGGAGATGTTCGCTGGCTGCAGATCACGGCGAGCATGTCTGACGAGTACATCTGCATGTCGCTTGTTGATGTAAGCCAGACAGTTCGGGATGATCTGACGCTTAGAACCAGCAATCGCAGCCTGGAGAACCTGCTCAACGGGTTGCCGGCGATGGTCTATCGCTGCCGGAACGACAGACGCTTCACTATGGAATATGTGAGTGCCGGGTGCCTTGGTTTGACGGGTAAGACTGCCCAGGAGCTGCTGAACAACAGTGACTACGCTGAGCTCATCCACCCAGATGATCGAGAGAATGTTTGGATGAAGGTGCAGGAGGCGCTGCAGTCTAGGGCAGTCTTTGAGCTTCGCTTTCGCTTGGTGGGTGTGGATGGCCTCACCCGTCGCGTTGTCGAGCGCGGCCAGGGTTTCTACTCCGACTCGGGTGGGGTTTTGGGGATGGAAGGCGTTGTGATGCTGGATGTGGATTGAGCCGGTCACCAGGTAGAGTCTCGGGCTTAGCCATCAAGTACCGCCTGGAGCCAGACTTTCATCACGATGTGATCCAGCCTCGGCTGTGGTCTTGAAACTGCTTCGGTGTTACGGAGAACATCTCCTTGAATCGGCGGTAAAAGTGCGGGTAGCTAATGAAACCGCTGGCAACTGCCACATCCATGAAAGACTTGCTGGTGTGCTGGATCAGCTGGCGTGCATAGGTCAACCTCAGTTCCAGGTAATAGCGCGGTGGGGTTGCTTCCAGATAGCGGCGGAACAGCCTCTCCAGGTGGCGTCTCGAAACACCTGCTTGTCGTGCCATATACTCGATGCTCAGTGGCTCCTCGATATTGGAGTGCATGAGTTCCATTGCAGAGCGTAGGCCTCGTGGCAGCTTAGGGTCGATATCAAATGCCAGGGCAGGGGCACCAGATAGTAATCTGTCGCATGCGAGCGTTTGCTCAACCCCACGGCGCAATGCGTTATCTCCCCGCTGCTCAAGCAGATCGAGCATCATGTCCAATGCGCTATTGGCGCCAGCGCAGGTCATACGACGGCCTTCGACAACGTGAGCCAGCTGGCTAAGTCGAACCTTTGGGTACATTTCACTGATCAGGGCGCGACCATCAGGGTGGAAGGCGCAGTTGTACCCGTTCAGCAGCCCAGCTTCAGCAAGAAAGTAAGCACCATTCCAGAGCCCGCCCAGGATTGCGCCATGCTGATCACCCTCGCGAAGCTTGGCTCGGAGCAACGGCTCGCCACTCAAGCGAACCCGAAAACCTCCACACACGAGCACGATGTCTTGGGATGCCGCATCAAGCTGGGCGAGGGTCTCGTGGACGGGGATAGGAATACCCAAATCGCTCATCACAAAGTTTGTCTCGCCTACAACCTGGATGATGAAATTCGGTGCATGGCTCATCAGATTTGCGGTAACTAAAACGTCCATCGCCGCTGTGAAAGCCATCATCGAGAAGTGCTCCCGAACAATAAACGTGACTCGCTGGGATTTGAAGCTAAGCCCTGGCTTATAGTTTAAGTTTGAGTGCGCCAGATTTAGGTTTTTTAGAATGCTCTCGAAATGGCTCATGACTGGCTCGCTTCGCTATCTATGGCAAGGACTTAATCGGGGTATAGCGCTTGCCAAAGCTTTTAATTGTTATTGTGTATCACAAATTTTGGGGAATGCTCCGGAAAAAAGACTTGGTGCATGCCTTAAATAATTGTGGTTTGGTGGTTTGCGGGGTCAACCTTCACGCCTCGCTATTAATCGACCTCGAATGATGTGTCGATGATCGCCACCCATTATTTTCACAGGTTCGAGATGTATCGCTAGGAGAAGGTCGTGTTTAGGTACACTACAACACGACCTCGTCGCCGTGACATATGTCTAAAGGCATAGTGGCAGCTGCCGTAATGGTCGCATTCAGCTACGAAAAGCCCAATGACGACATGAGAGAGGCATGTATATCTTCTGATATATGGTCACCCCGCCAAAAGTATTGCACCCTTGAGCTCACGGGTCTGCAGCCGTCCAACAAAAACAA
This window harbors:
- a CDS encoding helix-turn-helix domain-containing protein produces the protein MSHFESILKNLNLAHSNLNYKPGLSFKSQRVTFIVREHFSMMAFTAAMDVLVTANLMSHAPNFIIQVVGETNFVMSDLGIPIPVHETLAQLDAASQDIVLVCGGFRVRLSGEPLLRAKLREGDQHGAILGGLWNGAYFLAEAGLLNGYNCAFHPDGRALISEMYPKVRLSQLAHVVEGRRMTCAGANSALDMMLDLLEQRGDNALRRGVEQTLACDRLLSGAPALAFDIDPKLPRGLRSAMELMHSNIEEPLSIEYMARQAGVSRRHLERLFRRYLEATPPRYYLELRLTYARQLIQHTSKSFMDVAVASGFISYPHFYRRFKEMFSVTPKQFQDHSRGWITS